Proteins from one Panulirus ornatus isolate Po-2019 chromosome 28, ASM3632096v1, whole genome shotgun sequence genomic window:
- the LOC139757700 gene encoding protein O-linked-mannose beta-1,2-N-acetylglucosaminyltransferase 1-like has product MAVSMTGTVGLRQAANYLARLGSLFVTHLPPSALWTWVFVKGGRTISETAILQDNATHHAHVVLPLSCMPGPDISDSRRWQYCAAHGVMGGLCDEVSPDALPPPTPPPVTYQTALARVPVVVTAGNRHQYLYHSLTTLLRAPGAEHNNVEVVLGDATPSTTQLLQLMNVTFTTLTLRGQGNNRLFWYYRDVFRLVANKFPDAPAVIFLDEDIEVSPDFFSFMSQTLWLLDADPTLYCVNGHSAMGLQGLAFDSTRVFRGAVQVEWGYGVTLDFVREALALWEDVSTHNTAFYDFWLYMNVRKGRECVFPEITRTLHFGMGVNTDPYRKEKGPMSMVLVREAPIALRNVARLRLTTWRHDLSRNISAAIPLRGNPCRATFLPDTPTSPHYVFYYKLDMLRDGTGRPDPYQYFQPTECLGMWSLSEQGHHQGIAIVRFAESATLYLVGVPYSHYSHLRPSTVPLWDADALTDQEFEQMSNYTQARDAGTSIIANVNVTSRILMKELSTV; this is encoded by the coding sequence ATGGCGGTGTCGATGACTGGCACCGTAGGGCTCCGTCAGGCGGCAAACTACCTCGCGCGACTCGGGTCCCTCTTCGTCACCCACCTACCTCCCAGCGCGCTCTGGACGTGGGTCTTCGTCAAAGGCGGACGCACCATCTCCGAGACAGCCATCCTGCAAGATAACGCCACACACCACGCTCATGTTGTTCTCCCTCTGTCATGCATGCCAGGGCCTGACATCTCTGACAGCAGGCGGTGGCAGTACTGCGCCGCCCACGGTGTTATGGGCGGCCTCTGTGACGAGGTCAGCCCCGACGCGctgcccccacccactccacctcctGTGACCTACCAGACTGCCCTGGCTCGGGTTCCGGTGGTGGTAACAGCGGGCAACCGGCACCAGTATCTCtaccacagcctcaccacactCCTCAGAGCACCAGGGGCAGAACACAACAACGTCGAGGTCGTGCTCGGTGACGCCACGCCATCCACAACGCAACTTCTGCAGCTCATGAACGTCAccttcaccacactcaccctgcgCGGACAAGGCAACAACAGGCTCTTCTGGTATTACCGCGACGTCTTCCGTCTCGTGGCTAACAAGTTCCCAGACGCCCCGGCGGTCATATTCCTCGATGAAGACATCGAGGTCTCCCCTGACTTCTTTTCCTTCATGAGTCAGACGTTATGGCTGCTGGATGCGGATCCCACGCTCTACTGCGTCAACGGGCACTCGGCCATGGGGTTGCAAGGTCTTGCCTTTGACAGCACTCGGGTATTCCGCGGGGCAGTTCAGGTGGAGTGGGGTTACGGCGTCACCTTAGACTTCGTAAGGGAAGCCCTCGCCCTGTGGGAGGATGTCAGCACACACAACACGGCCTTCTACGACTTCTGGCTGTATATGAATGTACGAAAGGGCCGCGAATGCGTGTTTCCAGAGATAACCCGAACTCTCCACTTCGGCATGGGGGTCAACACCGATCCCTACCGGAAGGAGAAGGGCCCCATGTCGATGGTGCTAGTCAGGGAAGCGCCAATCGCGCTGCGGAACGTAGCTAGGCTGCGGCTGACGACGTGGCGTCACGACCTAAGCCGGAACATCAGTGCGGCCATACCTCTTCGAGGCAATCCCTGTAGAGCCACTTTTCTGCCTGACAcgcccacctcacctcactacgTCTTCTACTACAAGCTGGACATGTTGAGGGACGGTACCGGAAGGCCGGACCCGTACCAGTACTTCCAGCCGACTGAGTGTTTGGGGATGTGGTCCCTGTCGGAGCAGGGCCACCACCAGGGGATCGCTATCGTCCGCTTCGCTGAAAGTGCTACGCTCTACTTAGTGGGAGTTCCTTACTCCCACTACTCCCACCTGCGGCCCAGTACCGTCCCACTGTGGGACGCCGACGCACTGACCGACCAGGAGTTTGAACAGATGAGTAACTACACTCAGGCACGGGACGCGGGGACATCTATCAT